One region of Chanodichthys erythropterus isolate Z2021 chromosome 19, ASM2448905v1, whole genome shotgun sequence genomic DNA includes:
- the sh2d4bb gene encoding SH2 domain-containing protein 4B — translation MMQQILQDMYIEPDLLAELNEEQKQILFYKIREEQVRHWNERERRDPSQAVNKKSDRRGIQWLLGSDGEVWVWVMGEAPGDKPFEDIVEELMEKRARKQAQREAQELRRVKEAEIEKKFRDAMAKEKARFVAEKWKEETDDRKAAKQEEEEDRIREELKKCEEEERKRGEEEIRQTEERRAKELYISLKQEEKRSERDDKEWQEQLRRSKAADEEMKCKARRARDEYKRQSLRAIEKGLVAGLSGLFHKTHLNGSGHNRRHVTVVEHPTPPAEASHSPATSAGQLASGHYRRRQHRRYSNPVTQSLTECPVWIRPPRPNSRESIIRWFKEEQRPRRAGYERSSNTIAPWFHGIISRQESEALLTNAAEGCFLVRVSERIWGYTLSYRTTSGFKHFLIDASGDYYSFLGVDQNRHATLADLIDFHKEEVITTSGGELLQDPCRPKNSTADYGGLFL, via the exons ATGATGCAGCAGATTCTTCAGGATATGTATATCGAGCCTGACCTGTTGGCTGAACTCAATGAAGAGCAGAAGCAGATCCTTTTTTATAAGATTCGGGAGGAGCAGGTGCGGCACTGGAACGAGAGGGAGAGAAGAGACCCCAGCCAAGCTGTAAACAAGAAGA GCGACCGCAGAGGCATTCAGTGGCTTCTGGGCTCAGATGGCGAGGTATGGGTATGGGTAATGGGGGAGGCCCCGGGGGACAAGCCCTTTGAAGACATTGTGGAAGAGCTGATGGAGAAGAGAGCCAGGAAGCAGGCCCAACGAGAGGCACAGGAACTCCG GCGTGTGAAGGAGGCAGAGATTGAAAAGAAGTTTCGAGATGCCATGGCGAAGGAAAAGGCTCGCTTCGTGGCAGAAAAATGGAAGGAGGAGACAGATGACAGAAAGGCAGCCAAgcaggaagaagaagaagatcgCATTAGAGAGGAACTGAAG AAATGTGAggaggaagagagaaagagaggcgAGGAAGAAATCCGCCAAACGGAGGAGAGGAGAGCAAAGGAACTGTACATCTCTCTGAAGCAGGAGGAAAAGAGGAGCGAGAGAGATGACAAAGAATGGCAGGAACAAT TGCGACGCTCCAAGGCGGCGGATGAGGAGATGAAGTGCAAGGCGCGACGGGCTAGAGATGAATACAAGCGCCAGTCTCTGCGGGCTATCGAGAAGGGCCTGGTGGCTGGACTCAGCGGCCTGTTCCATAAGACACACCTGAACGGATCGGGTCACAACCGACGGCACGTCACGGTCGTTGAACATCCGACCCCTCCAGCTGAGGCCAGCCATTCACCCGCAACTAGTGCTGGCCAGCTTGCTTCAGGCCATTACAGGCGCAGACAACACCGTCGTTACAGCAATCCGGTCACACAGTCTCTCACAGAATG CCCAGTTTGGATTCGTCCACCTCGGCCAAACTCTCGCGAATCCATCATTCGCTGGTTTAAAGAGGAGCAGAGACCGAGACGAGCGGGCTATGAGCGAAGCAGTAACACCATCGCCCCTTGGTTCCATG GAATAATATCAAGGCAGGAGTCAGAGGCTTTGCTTACGAATGCTGCAGAGGGCTGTTTCTTGGTCAGAGTGAGTGAACGAATCTGGGGCTACACGCTGTCCTACCGCACCACCTCTGGCTTTAAGCACTTCCTCATTGACGCCTCGGGTGATTATTACAGCTTCCTAGGTGTTGACCAGAACCGTCACGCCACCTTAGCTGAcctcattgacttccataag GAGGAAGTGATCACTACATCTGGAGGAGAACTACTCCAGGACCCCTGCAGGCCGAAAAACTCCACAGCGGACTACGGTGGGCTTTTTCTGTGA